In a single window of the Flavobacterium ammoniigenes genome:
- a CDS encoding efflux RND transporter permease subunit — protein MIKWFSLGFWELFARIVLRNRILMLSIVVLITGLLATQWKNIHFSHTEANMLPDDNVVNVEYNAFLNKFGEEGNLIIIGIKDDAIFTPKAFASWTQLMNQLKKDQAVDLAISINDLQRLQRNDSLEKFELVPFVDPTKTVNQAYLAQIKKELFTNLPFYEGLLFNKKSGSIRSAIYLDKKIVNTPARKDFVLKRLVPAVEAFEKETNIDLRVSGMPYIRTLNAATIVKEIGLFIGASLLVTSLLFFFFFRSFRATLISMIIVIIGVMWSFGFLGLFNYEITVLTALVPSLIIVIGIPNCIFLTNKYHQEYKVHGNKAKALQRVTTKIGMATLMTNVTTAIGFATFVASNNELLLEFGVVTSINIIGLFFLCIIVIPIFHSYIPAPKDRHIKHLDRGSVKRFMDWILRNVKYNRFSIYVASIALLVFGIIGVFQMRISGSLIEDMPKKEPFFEDIVFFEKEFDGVMPLEIMIDTKRKKGVMKLSVLKRMEELEQTIEEIPELSKTMSIVNLVKYSKQAYYNGNPEYYELPTSQEQTFILSYAKNATKNNKDNLMKSYVDSTGQYARITTFMRDENGGKIPEIEAEIRKEADKLFPPDRYHVTITGKALVFQKGTGYLLDNLLSSLLFAFFLTALLVAFMFRSFKMVLVSIIPNLLPLLLTAGIMGFLDIPLKPSTILVFGIAFGLSVDDTLRFLAQYREELRKNNWKIRKSVYATFNESGLSMFYTSIVLFFGFSVFMLSSFGGTIALGGLISLTLLFGMLSNLMLLPALVLTLNKTLANEQEFIEPKIDIIEHSDEEIDKLEKHEL, from the coding sequence ATGATCAAGTGGTTTAGTTTAGGTTTTTGGGAATTGTTTGCCCGAATCGTCCTAAGAAATAGGATTTTAATGTTATCCATCGTGGTACTTATTACAGGATTATTGGCTACCCAATGGAAAAATATTCATTTCAGCCATACCGAAGCCAATATGTTGCCAGACGACAATGTGGTCAATGTTGAGTATAATGCATTCCTAAATAAATTTGGCGAAGAAGGAAACCTCATCATTATTGGTATCAAAGACGATGCGATTTTTACGCCTAAAGCGTTTGCTTCTTGGACCCAATTAATGAATCAACTCAAAAAAGATCAAGCCGTTGATCTAGCGATTTCAATTAACGATTTACAACGATTACAACGCAATGATTCGCTTGAAAAATTTGAGTTAGTCCCATTTGTAGATCCTACGAAAACGGTAAACCAAGCTTATCTCGCCCAAATTAAAAAAGAACTTTTTACCAATTTACCTTTTTACGAAGGGCTGCTTTTTAATAAAAAATCAGGTAGTATTCGCTCGGCAATTTATTTGGATAAAAAAATTGTGAATACGCCTGCACGTAAAGATTTTGTGCTAAAACGCTTGGTTCCTGCGGTAGAAGCCTTTGAAAAAGAAACCAATATTGATTTACGCGTTTCGGGCATGCCCTACATTAGAACCTTAAATGCCGCAACAATTGTCAAAGAAATTGGGCTTTTCATAGGCGCTTCTTTATTAGTCACTTCTTTACTTTTCTTTTTCTTTTTTAGAAGTTTTAGAGCCACATTAATCTCAATGATTATTGTAATTATTGGTGTGATGTGGTCGTTTGGTTTCTTAGGACTTTTCAATTACGAAATCACCGTTTTGACTGCATTAGTTCCATCACTAATTATTGTTATTGGGATTCCGAACTGCATTTTCTTGACCAATAAATACCATCAAGAATACAAAGTACACGGCAATAAAGCCAAAGCCCTGCAACGAGTTACTACCAAAATTGGTATGGCGACTTTAATGACCAATGTTACTACAGCAATTGGTTTTGCGACTTTTGTAGCCTCGAATAACGAACTTTTATTAGAATTTGGAGTTGTCACTTCCATCAATATTATTGGGCTCTTCTTTTTGTGTATTATCGTAATCCCAATTTTTCACAGTTATATTCCTGCTCCAAAAGACCGACACATCAAACATTTAGATCGTGGCTCGGTAAAACGTTTTATGGACTGGATTTTACGCAATGTCAAATACAATCGCTTTTCAATTTATGTAGCTTCAATAGCTTTACTTGTTTTTGGAATTATAGGGGTTTTCCAAATGCGTATTTCGGGGAGTTTGATTGAAGACATGCCTAAAAAAGAACCCTTTTTTGAAGACATTGTTTTCTTCGAAAAAGAATTTGACGGCGTAATGCCTTTGGAAATAATGATCGACACCAAACGCAAAAAAGGGGTGATGAAATTATCCGTGCTCAAGCGAATGGAAGAATTGGAACAAACTATTGAAGAAATTCCAGAATTGTCTAAAACAATGTCGATTGTCAATTTAGTTAAATATTCGAAACAGGCGTATTACAACGGTAATCCTGAATATTACGAATTACCCACTTCACAAGAGCAAACTTTTATTTTATCGTATGCCAAAAATGCGACCAAAAACAACAAAGACAATTTGATGAAGAGTTATGTGGACTCCACCGGACAATATGCCCGAATTACCACTTTTATGCGTGATGAAAACGGAGGTAAGATTCCTGAAATCGAAGCTGAGATTAGAAAAGAAGCTGATAAATTATTTCCACCCGATCGCTATCATGTAACGATAACCGGAAAAGCCTTGGTCTTCCAAAAAGGAACGGGTTATCTGTTAGACAACTTACTTTCGTCTTTGCTTTTTGCTTTTTTCTTAACGGCATTGTTAGTCGCTTTTATGTTTCGATCGTTCAAAATGGTATTGGTTTCTATCATTCCTAATTTGTTGCCCTTGTTGTTAACGGCTGGAATTATGGGCTTTTTGGATATTCCGTTAAAACCTTCAACCATTTTAGTTTTCGGAATTGCCTTTGGACTTTCGGTCGATGATACGCTGCGCTTTTTGGCTCAATACCGAGAGGAATTAAGGAAAAACAATTGGAAAATACGCAAGTCGGTATATGCGACTTTTAACGAATCGGGATTGAGTATGTTTTATACTTCGATTGTGTTGTTCTTTGGATTTTCGGTATTTATGCTGTCGAGTTTTGGCGGAACGATTGCTTTGGGCGGACTTATTTCCTTAACTTTATTATTTGGGATGTTGTCCAATTTAATGTTGTTACCGGCATTAGTATTGACGTTGAACAAAACATTAGCTAACGAACAGGAATTCATCGAGCCAAAAATTGACATTATTGAACATTCAGACGAAGAGATAGACAAGCTCGAAAAACACGAACTCTAG
- the asnS gene encoding asparagine--tRNA ligase — protein MKHTKVKDLLNSTTILQEVNAKGWVRTFRNNQFIALNDGSTINNIQCVVDFENTPEDILKRITTGASVSVTGSLVESKGAGQKYEIQVAKLEILGDSDAEKFPMQPKKHSLEFLRENAHLRVRTNAFGAIMRVRSVLAHAVHTYFQEKGFVYVNTPIITGSDAEGAGEMFKVTALPFDNTPRTEDGKVDYKKDFFGKETNLTVSGQLEGETFAMALGQIYTFGPTFRAENSNTSRHLAEFWMIEPEVAFNDLDDNMDLAEDFIQYVIKYTMDKCPDDLKFLESRLLDEEKQKPQAERSEMALLDKLNFVLENNFKRVSYTEAIEILRESTPNKKKKFSYIIDEWGADLQSEHERYLVEKHFKCPVILFDYPANIKAFYMRLNEDGKTVRAMDILFPGIGEIVGGSQREERYDVLVEKMKALGIDEEELWWYLDTRRFGSAVHSGFGLGFERLVLFVTGMTNIRDVIPFPRTPMNAEF, from the coding sequence ATGAAACACACAAAAGTTAAAGACTTACTAAACAGTACTACGATACTTCAAGAAGTAAATGCAAAAGGATGGGTAAGAACTTTTAGAAACAATCAATTTATTGCGTTGAACGATGGTTCGACAATTAACAATATTCAGTGTGTAGTGGATTTTGAAAATACGCCTGAAGATATCTTAAAACGCATCACAACAGGAGCTTCGGTTTCGGTTACAGGTAGTTTAGTAGAAAGCAAAGGTGCGGGTCAGAAATACGAAATTCAAGTGGCCAAATTGGAAATCTTAGGCGATTCAGACGCGGAGAAATTCCCAATGCAACCCAAAAAACACTCTTTGGAATTCTTGCGTGAAAATGCACATTTAAGAGTGCGAACTAATGCTTTTGGTGCGATTATGCGTGTGCGTTCGGTATTAGCGCATGCGGTACATACTTATTTTCAAGAAAAAGGTTTTGTGTATGTGAATACGCCAATCATCACTGGATCGGATGCTGAAGGAGCTGGCGAAATGTTCAAAGTAACCGCTTTGCCTTTTGACAACACACCAAGAACCGAAGACGGAAAAGTAGATTACAAAAAAGACTTTTTTGGAAAAGAAACCAACTTAACGGTTTCAGGACAATTAGAAGGCGAAACCTTTGCCATGGCTTTGGGCCAAATTTATACTTTCGGACCTACTTTTAGAGCTGAAAACTCGAATACTTCTCGTCACTTGGCTGAATTCTGGATGATTGAACCTGAAGTAGCGTTCAATGATTTGGATGACAATATGGACTTGGCTGAAGATTTTATTCAGTATGTAATTAAATACACCATGGACAAATGTCCAGACGATTTGAAATTCTTAGAAAGTCGTTTGTTAGATGAAGAAAAACAAAAACCACAGGCGGAACGTAGCGAAATGGCGTTGTTAGACAAATTAAACTTTGTATTAGAAAACAATTTCAAACGTGTTTCCTATACTGAGGCAATCGAAATTTTAAGAGAATCGACTCCGAATAAAAAGAAAAAATTCAGTTATATCATTGACGAATGGGGCGCCGATTTACAGTCGGAGCACGAGCGTTATTTAGTAGAAAAACACTTTAAATGTCCGGTAATTTTATTTGATTATCCTGCCAATATCAAAGCTTTTTATATGCGTTTGAACGAAGACGGTAAAACCGTTCGTGCGATGGACATCCTTTTCCCAGGTATTGGAGAAATCGTGGGAGGTTCGCAACGTGAGGAACGTTATGATGTCTTGGTTGAAAAAATGAAAGCCTTGGGCATTGACGAAGAAGAATTATGGTGGTACTTGGATACACGCCGATTCGGATCGGCAGTCCACTCTGGTTTCGGACTTGGATTTGAACGTTTGGTGTTGTTTGTAACCGGTATGACGAATATTCGTGACGTGATTCCTTTCCCAAGAACACCGATGAATGCAGAATTCTAA
- a CDS encoding thymidine kinase, with translation MFLENTVNHKEQFGWIEVICGSMFSGKTEELIRRLKRAQFAKQKVEIFKPAVDTRYHDEMVVSHDSNEIRSTPVPAAANIAILAQGCDVVGIDEAQFFDDEIVRVCNDLANRGVRVIVAGLDMDFKGNPFGPMPALMATAEYVTKVHAVCTRTGNLANYSFRKTDNDKLVMLGETEEYEPLSRAAYFHAMKKSEE, from the coding sequence ATGTTTCTCGAAAATACAGTAAATCATAAAGAACAATTTGGTTGGATTGAAGTCATTTGTGGCTCCATGTTTTCGGGTAAAACAGAGGAATTAATTCGCCGATTAAAACGCGCTCAATTTGCCAAACAAAAAGTCGAAATTTTCAAGCCAGCTGTCGACACCCGTTACCACGACGAAATGGTAGTGTCTCATGATTCCAATGAAATTCGTTCTACTCCGGTTCCGGCTGCTGCCAATATTGCGATTTTGGCTCAAGGTTGTGATGTGGTGGGCATCGATGAAGCTCAGTTTTTTGATGACGAAATTGTACGTGTTTGTAATGATTTGGCCAATCGAGGTGTTCGAGTCATTGTGGCTGGATTGGATATGGATTTTAAAGGAAATCCTTTTGGACCGATGCCCGCTCTAATGGCTACTGCCGAATATGTGACCAAAGTACATGCAGTTTGTACGCGAACAGGAAATCTAGCCAATTACAGTTTTAGAAAAACCGATAATGATAAATTAGTAATGTTAGGCGAAACAGAAGAATACGAGCCTTTAAGTCGAGCCGCTTATTTTCATGCCATGAAAAAAAGTGAAGAATAG
- the rpoN gene encoding RNA polymerase factor sigma-54, with translation MLKQFLNLKLTQKLSPQQIQLMKLIQLPTQAFEQRLLEEMNENPALEAGKEEEEYVNDEFETEDYDDYDEAESERVDAEEINIDDYLSNDDTPDYKTQTNNYSDDDEDHDAPFAAPISFHQDLINQLNTFILNEDDREIAEFLVGSIDDMGYIRRSISDIVDDLAFTQAVYTDEKTVERLMHVIHELEPSGVGARDLQECLLLQLKHKTPTEYIELATDIIENQFDAFTKKHYDKLLQKYNVSNDQLKKAIHEIEKLNPKPGGSFTGNNKVTENIVPDFAIRIVEGKLELSLNGRNAPSLHVSRDYQEMLQTYKVSKDKSTQQKEAVQFIKQKLDSAKWFIDAIRQRQETLYVTMNAIMHYQEDFFLEGDETKLKPMILKDIADIVGLDISTISRVANSKYVETPYGTKLIKEFFSEAMKNDQGEDVSTLEIKKILQNVIEEEDKHKPLPDDQLAEILKEKGYPIARRTIAKYREQLDIPVARMRKKM, from the coding sequence ATGCTAAAGCAATTCCTAAATCTCAAATTAACCCAGAAATTATCTCCACAACAAATTCAGTTGATGAAGTTAATTCAGTTGCCGACGCAAGCCTTTGAGCAACGTTTATTGGAAGAAATGAACGAAAACCCAGCGCTCGAAGCCGGTAAAGAAGAAGAGGAATATGTAAATGACGAGTTTGAAACGGAAGACTATGACGATTATGATGAGGCCGAATCAGAACGTGTCGACGCCGAAGAAATCAATATCGACGACTATTTAAGCAACGACGATACTCCGGATTATAAAACCCAAACTAATAATTACAGCGATGACGATGAAGACCACGATGCGCCTTTTGCAGCACCGATTAGTTTTCATCAAGATTTAATCAACCAACTCAATACCTTTATTTTAAACGAGGATGACCGAGAAATTGCGGAATTCCTGGTGGGAAGTATTGACGATATGGGCTACATTCGCAGAAGCATATCTGATATTGTAGACGATTTGGCTTTTACCCAAGCGGTTTACACAGATGAAAAAACCGTAGAACGCCTGATGCATGTGATTCACGAGTTAGAACCTTCTGGTGTAGGCGCGCGCGATTTGCAAGAATGTTTGTTGTTGCAACTCAAACACAAAACCCCGACCGAATATATCGAGCTGGCTACTGATATTATCGAAAATCAGTTTGATGCCTTTACCAAAAAACATTACGACAAACTTTTACAAAAATACAACGTCTCTAACGACCAACTGAAAAAAGCAATTCACGAAATTGAAAAACTAAATCCAAAACCAGGTGGCTCTTTTACTGGAAACAACAAAGTAACCGAAAACATTGTTCCTGATTTTGCTATTCGAATTGTGGAAGGTAAATTGGAATTGAGTTTGAATGGCCGTAATGCTCCTTCGCTTCATGTCTCTAGAGACTACCAGGAAATGCTGCAAACCTATAAAGTGTCGAAAGATAAATCGACACAGCAAAAAGAAGCGGTGCAGTTTATTAAGCAGAAATTAGATTCGGCCAAATGGTTCATTGATGCGATTCGCCAACGCCAAGAAACGCTTTATGTAACCATGAATGCGATTATGCATTACCAAGAAGACTTCTTTTTAGAAGGCGACGAAACCAAGTTGAAACCGATGATCTTGAAGGATATCGCAGATATAGTTGGTTTGGATATTTCGACGATTTCTCGGGTGGCCAATAGCAAATATGTGGAAACGCCTTATGGGACTAAATTGATCAAAGAGTTTTTCTCGGAAGCGATGAAAAATGATCAAGGCGAAGATGTTTCGACTTTGGAAATCAAAAAAATATTACAAAACGTGATTGAGGAAGAAGACAAACACAAACCGCTACCCGACGATCAATTGGCTGAAATTCTAAAAGAAAAAGGCTATCCGATTGCTCGAAGAACGATTGCCAAATACCGCGAACAACTAGATATTCCTGTGGCGAGGATGCGAAAAAAAATGTAA
- a CDS encoding DUF5686 family protein, protein MKYLFGILLLFSLSVQAQFQLNGIVKDAENAKALPFASISTPSGQNTISDVDGKFTITTLAPIREFTISYIGYDKKITLVENGKSFYMIALQQNTNNLQEVLIPRENPAVAIIRKTIALKTQNNPEKRIPSFEFKCYNSLVITANPDSISAKIDTLITNKKNVKIDSSNYKFKKMIQNQHLFQTEKVSLFQFKNNHLKETILGSKMAGLKQPIYEILGFKLQSFSIYDSNYELFETKYNSPIANDALKEYKYQLLDSIEIEGRNVYLIHFKNKKKKRAQGLEGVLYIDQNTYAIAKAVMRIKGVLDISGTHEFNFLPQENIWFPSKKSFKIVKGNNDDDLKLLGGTIQFEGDTEKDFKPRKKGASDFIYLFSKSANFEIQLNQPIELKKGAIALEISKEASERKDEFWNTYRKDSLDIRSKRTYTVLDSIAKKNNLELKITVGRRLINGFIPAGPIDFDLRKFFSYNNYEGFRVGLGGTTNDRFSKTIRIEGYTAYGTKDGTFKYNLGIGTRLSEPTNSWIGIAYTDDVREIASTVYAIDKRGFKIYDPRPFNISTFYNYKNWKAYIETKLIPKTESIWEVATAQVEPKFGYSYQLNGKSYTNYNMTTAMVSLRWSPFSDYMQTPTGRVEVEKRFPNFTFQLTKSIASGELNDFSFGKIDLKTEYEKKQLNGQKTSILIQGGYTFGDLPITHLYSISPNNITKETIMQRITIAGKNSFETMFYNEFFSSEYLYFQIKHGFQRITLFKKVKPSFVFVTRMAWGNLNHAERHNGLDFKTLNQGYFESGVELNQIYKGLGLVGFYRYGPNGLLKLEDNIAIKLSYILDLGF, encoded by the coding sequence ATGAAGTACTTGTTTGGTATTCTTTTATTGTTCTCTCTTTCGGTTCAAGCACAATTTCAATTGAATGGGATTGTGAAAGATGCTGAAAATGCTAAAGCGCTTCCATTTGCATCTATTTCTACTCCTTCGGGTCAAAACACCATTTCAGATGTAGATGGAAAATTTACCATTACCACATTAGCTCCTATTCGTGAATTTACCATTTCTTATATAGGATACGACAAAAAAATAACTTTGGTTGAAAATGGCAAATCATTTTATATGATTGCATTGCAACAAAACACCAATAATTTACAAGAAGTTCTTATTCCGAGAGAAAATCCTGCAGTAGCCATTATTAGAAAAACGATTGCTTTAAAAACCCAAAATAATCCCGAAAAACGAATTCCATCTTTTGAATTCAAATGCTACAATTCTCTTGTAATTACGGCCAATCCCGATTCTATCAGTGCTAAAATTGACACTTTAATCACCAATAAAAAAAATGTCAAAATAGATTCTTCGAATTACAAATTCAAGAAAATGATTCAAAACCAACATTTGTTTCAAACCGAGAAAGTTTCGCTGTTCCAATTTAAAAACAACCACTTAAAAGAAACCATATTGGGCTCTAAAATGGCCGGATTAAAGCAACCTATTTATGAAATATTAGGATTTAAACTGCAATCCTTTTCCATTTATGATTCGAATTACGAATTATTTGAAACCAAATACAACAGTCCTATTGCAAACGATGCGCTAAAGGAATACAAATACCAATTACTCGATTCAATTGAAATTGAAGGCAGAAATGTGTACCTAATTCATTTTAAAAACAAGAAAAAAAAAAGAGCACAAGGGCTCGAAGGCGTTCTCTATATTGATCAAAATACATATGCAATTGCTAAAGCAGTAATGCGCATCAAAGGTGTTTTAGATATTAGTGGCACGCATGAATTTAATTTTCTGCCTCAAGAAAATATCTGGTTTCCTTCTAAAAAATCATTTAAAATCGTAAAAGGAAATAACGACGATGATTTGAAACTTCTGGGTGGTACTATCCAATTTGAAGGGGATACCGAAAAAGACTTTAAACCAAGAAAAAAAGGGGCTTCCGATTTTATTTATTTGTTTTCAAAAAGTGCCAATTTCGAAATTCAATTGAATCAACCCATCGAATTAAAAAAAGGGGCAATTGCTTTAGAAATCAGCAAAGAAGCTAGTGAAAGAAAAGACGAATTTTGGAATACCTATCGAAAAGACAGTTTAGACATTCGAAGTAAACGCACCTATACTGTTTTGGACAGCATTGCCAAAAAAAATAATTTAGAGCTAAAAATTACTGTAGGCCGCCGACTAATTAACGGCTTTATTCCTGCCGGACCAATTGATTTTGATCTTCGAAAATTTTTTAGCTATAATAACTATGAAGGATTTCGAGTTGGCCTTGGTGGAACAACCAACGATCGCTTTTCTAAAACCATTCGCATAGAAGGGTATACGGCCTATGGAACCAAAGACGGCACTTTTAAATACAATTTAGGAATTGGAACACGACTCAGTGAACCTACTAATTCTTGGATTGGAATAGCCTATACAGATGATGTTCGGGAAATTGCAAGTACAGTCTATGCAATTGATAAACGCGGATTTAAAATCTATGATCCACGACCTTTTAATATTAGCACTTTCTACAATTACAAAAATTGGAAGGCCTATATTGAAACCAAATTGATCCCCAAAACAGAAAGTATTTGGGAAGTCGCTACAGCCCAAGTAGAGCCAAAATTTGGCTACAGTTACCAATTAAACGGTAAGTCGTACACCAATTACAACATGACAACCGCAATGGTTTCTTTACGATGGAGTCCATTTAGTGATTATATGCAAACCCCAACAGGGAGAGTTGAAGTAGAAAAACGATTCCCCAACTTCACTTTTCAGTTGACAAAATCGATCGCTAGCGGCGAATTAAACGATTTCTCATTTGGTAAAATTGACCTGAAAACCGAATATGAAAAAAAACAGCTCAACGGACAAAAAACAAGTATACTGATTCAAGGAGGCTATACTTTTGGAGATTTACCAATAACCCATTTGTATAGTATTTCTCCAAATAATATTACCAAGGAAACAATTATGCAACGTATTACCATAGCGGGTAAAAACAGTTTTGAAACGATGTTTTACAACGAATTTTTCTCAAGTGAATACTTGTATTTTCAAATTAAACACGGCTTCCAACGCATCACACTTTTCAAAAAAGTAAAACCTTCATTTGTATTTGTAACCCGAATGGCCTGGGGAAATTTAAATCATGCTGAGCGCCATAATGGTTTAGATTTCAAAACACTAAATCAAGGATACTTTGAATCAGGGGTTGAATTAAACCAAATCTACAAAGGACTGGGGCTCGTTGGTTTTTATCGCTACGGCCCAAATGGGTTACTAAAATTGGAAGATAACATAGCTATCAAATTGAGCTACATTTTAGACTTAGGGTTTTAA
- a CDS encoding cation:proton antiporter produces MKNYKNGAFYIAVTGGFSALIYWIISEGKFLEGNKEITITASQNGSWNDFIDSILHNLQDPLAILLAQIVTIIIAARFFGWVFKKIGQPTVIGEIIAGIVLGPSLLGMYFPEFSNTLFPVASLGNLKFLSQIGLILFMFVIGMELDLKVLKNKANEAVVISHASIIFPFALGIGLAYFVYDRFAPEGVKFLSFALFMGIAMSITAFPVLARIVQERGLQKTRLGAIAITCAAADDITAWSLLAVVIAIVKAGTFVSSLYIIGLAVLYVLAMLFVVKPFLKRIGELYGSKDTLVKPVVAIFFLTLIISSYATEVIGIHALFGAFMTGAIMPDVTKFRTIFIEKVEDVSLILLLPLFFVFTGLKTQIGLINDPYLWKVTGFIILVAVVGKFLGSALAAKFVGQSWRDSLTIGALMNTRGLMELIVLNIGLELEVLTPEVFTMMVIMALVTTFMTGPALDFINFVFKDKEAEVPEIIVNSNKYKVLISFGNDEKGKSLLRLANSLTKKQKKATSVTAMHLYLSDEMHTFNTEEIEKESFVSLLEESKTLNQEIDTLFKATKDIETEIADVANQGDYDLLLVGLGKSIFEGTLLGKVIGFTTRIINPDRLIDKFTGKEGLFENSPFDERTRQIISKTKMPLGILIDKDLQNVNRVFIPIFSSEDSFLFDYAQKLIFNNNSKIEIFDVNNDIPSNFVVQSAVESLENKYPNNIHLMEEDTMKKEFLASQDIMVISLESWKSLVDSQSDWLSGVPSVLILKP; encoded by the coding sequence ATGAAAAATTATAAAAACGGAGCATTCTACATTGCGGTAACTGGTGGGTTTTCAGCTTTGATTTATTGGATAATATCAGAGGGAAAATTTCTTGAAGGAAATAAAGAAATAACTATTACAGCAAGTCAAAATGGGTCATGGAATGATTTCATAGACTCTATCTTACATAATTTACAAGATCCTTTAGCGATTCTTTTGGCACAAATTGTTACTATCATTATTGCAGCCCGTTTTTTTGGTTGGGTATTTAAAAAAATTGGCCAACCCACAGTAATTGGCGAAATCATTGCTGGAATTGTATTGGGACCCTCCTTATTAGGAATGTATTTTCCTGAATTTTCCAATACTTTATTCCCTGTAGCTTCTCTTGGTAATTTAAAATTTTTAAGTCAAATAGGGCTAATACTATTCATGTTTGTAATTGGGATGGAATTGGACTTGAAAGTACTCAAAAACAAAGCCAATGAAGCCGTAGTAATTAGTCACGCCAGCATTATTTTCCCTTTTGCATTGGGAATTGGTTTGGCTTATTTTGTATATGATCGTTTTGCTCCTGAAGGCGTAAAATTTCTATCTTTTGCTCTTTTTATGGGAATCGCTATGAGTATTACGGCCTTTCCAGTTTTGGCTCGAATAGTTCAAGAACGGGGACTACAAAAAACGCGTTTAGGAGCGATAGCTATCACATGTGCCGCTGCCGATGATATTACAGCCTGGAGTTTATTAGCTGTCGTAATTGCAATTGTGAAAGCAGGAACCTTTGTAAGTTCACTCTATATTATTGGTTTAGCCGTATTGTACGTATTGGCTATGTTGTTTGTAGTAAAACCTTTTTTAAAACGTATAGGTGAATTGTACGGCTCTAAAGATACTTTAGTAAAACCGGTTGTTGCTATCTTTTTTCTCACCTTGATTATTTCATCCTATGCTACCGAAGTAATTGGAATTCATGCCTTGTTTGGCGCATTTATGACGGGTGCAATTATGCCGGATGTGACCAAATTCAGAACTATTTTTATTGAAAAAGTAGAAGACGTTTCCTTGATTTTATTATTGCCTTTGTTCTTTGTTTTCACAGGGTTAAAAACTCAAATCGGTTTGATTAACGATCCGTATTTATGGAAAGTAACTGGGTTTATTATTTTGGTGGCTGTAGTAGGAAAATTTTTAGGAAGTGCTTTGGCAGCCAAATTTGTTGGGCAATCTTGGAGAGATAGTTTGACTATTGGGGCTTTGATGAATACCAGAGGATTGATGGAATTGATTGTGTTAAACATTGGTTTAGAATTGGAAGTATTAACGCCGGAGGTTTTTACTATGATGGTGATTATGGCTTTGGTTACCACATTTATGACCGGACCTGCCCTAGATTTTATCAATTTTGTTTTTAAAGATAAAGAGGCCGAAGTGCCAGAAATAATTGTCAACAGCAATAAGTATAAGGTGTTGATTTCATTTGGGAATGATGAAAAAGGAAAATCATTATTGCGTTTGGCCAATAGTTTAACTAAAAAACAAAAAAAGGCAACTTCAGTTACCGCCATGCATTTGTATCTCAGTGATGAAATGCATACTTTCAATACCGAAGAAATTGAAAAAGAGAGCTTTGTTAGCTTACTTGAAGAGTCCAAAACTCTGAATCAAGAAATTGACACTTTGTTTAAAGCTACCAAGGATATTGAAACTGAAATTGCTGATGTGGCAAATCAAGGAGATTACGATTTGTTGTTGGTTGGTTTAGGAAAATCGATTTTTGAAGGAACACTTTTAGGAAAAGTAATTGGATTTACTACTCGAATTATCAATCCAGATCGTTTAATTGACAAGTTTACTGGTAAAGAAGGACTTTTTGAAAATTCTCCTTTTGATGAAAGAACCCGCCAAATTATCTCGAAAACTAAAATGCCATTGGGTATTTTAATTGATAAAGACTTGCAAAATGTCAACCGCGTTTTTATTCCTATTTTTTCATCTGAAGATTCTTTCTTATTTGATTATGCACAAAAATTAATCTTCAATAACAATTCAAAAATTGAAATTTTTGATGTGAATAACGATATCCCATCTAATTTTGTAGTACAAAGTGCTGTTGAATCCTTGGAAAATAAATATCCAAATAACATTCATTTAATGGAAGAAGATACCATGAAGAAAGAGTTCTTAGCTTCACAAGATATTATGGTCATTAGCCTTGAAAGTTGGAAATCGTTAGTGGATTCTCAAAGCGATTGGTTAAGCGGCGTTCCTTCGGTATTAATTTTAAAACCCTAA